Genomic window ([Eubacterium] hominis):
AAAGCCGTACCAAGACCAGTAAGGGTAGCCGCCCACGTTTCCGACTTGCTGTTTTGCAAGTTCCATAAGCTCTTGATTTCCGGGGCGCGTACCGTTTACAAACTCCACGCCGCTTAAATCCTCAGACGGGCTTCCGTCGGGAGAACCGCCGCCAAAAATCAGCGGTTTGTTGCCGCTTGTTTCCAAGTACACATGAAACATTTCAAGCTGCTGTGGCGTAAGAAGTTCCTCCGCAAGCTCGGAAATCAGCTTATTTGTCAGTTTCACATTCAAGATGTAATACTCATAAGGGACTTCCTCGGTGGTGGTTTCCCCGGTTTCCGGGTCGGTACTTGTTTCGGTGCGGTAGCGTATTTCCACTTCCTCGGTCAGCGTCAAGGTGTACTGCATGGAAAAGATACGTTCAAGCTCTGCCTGTGCGCTCTGCGGGGTGTAGCTCTGCAAGAGGGCGGTCAAATAAGACGCAAGTTCGTGGGGGTTATGCCCGATACTGTCAAGGTCGTAGCGGTATTCATCATAGCCGGGGTGGGTGCTTTCGATATTGTCAATCTCACTTTGCAGCCCGTTTTCCAATGCGGCATAGTTGTTTTCAACTGCCACAAGGTCGCTGTCCTCGGATGTGTAGGAAGTGCCAAGCACCCCGTTTGTCAAGCCCGAAAACATAGCCCCGCAAGAGGACAGCCCTGCGGAAATCATAATAAAGAGAAGCAGCGCGGCAACTGCAATCAAAATGCCCGCCGGGTGTCTTGCCGCAAATGCGGCGGCTTTCCTCGTTTCCTCGGCGGTTTTCTTCGCCGTCTTTCTTGTGGCTTCCGCTGCGGCTTTTGCCCCTCCTTTCTTTGCCGCCTTTGCATACTGGCGTTTTATCTGCTGTTTCTGCATGAAACGGGAAAGCGGGTTAGAAGTAAGCTGCGGGTTGTCGTGCAGGGTTTTGTGATACTGGAAGTTGACGTTTGCCTTAAATGCTGCCTTTTCTGCCTTTGCCGCTTCCCGGTAAGGTTTCAGCTTATGGCTGCGGTAGCCCTGTTTTAACTTCCGCGCCCCGTATTTCGCGCCGCGCTCGGCAAGTTCCTCCGATTTATGCGCCCCCTCAACGCCGGAATTGTCCTTTTCAACGGAATGTATCTTGTTGTGGACGAAAATCCCTGCTTCCTGTGCGGGGCGGGACAGCGGGTTTCCTTTTTTGCCGCCGGGTATCGGTTTTTCCTGTTCTTCAAAGTGAAGTCGGGTCTTTGCCTTTCCTGCGGCTTCGTCAAAGGTGCGCTCCTTAACCAGTTTCTTTTGCTTCGGGATAGCTGCCTTTGCTGCGTCCAGTCGGTCAGCGGCTTTGTTTGATTTCTCAATATAGCATTCCAGTTCCGGGACGGCAAGTTCTTCCTCGGTAAACTGCAAGCGGGAAGATGTTGTTTGTACGGTAACTTCCTCCTGTGCTTTATGTACCGCTTTTTTACTGGCTCTGCGGGTCTGTGCTGCTTCGATATGCTCCATAACGCGCTCTGCTGTGGCGGTGTCCCTTGCGGGGGAAGCTCCCGGTGCGTGGGGTAACGGGGAAGTTTGGGACGCTACACCTTGAAGCTGCGTCCCGTCCTGCGCCGCTTGCTGCTCCGGGGACTTTTGAAAATCCGCGTCCTGTTCCCGTTTACTGATACGCTCGGCGGTCTGCTGTGTTTCGTTTACCTCAATAAGCCCGTCGCGGGTCATTTTCTGTGTGATTTTATCGCGGGATTTATATTGCTTCATGGTCTGCACCTCACTTTCCGCTTTCGGAAACTTCCTCCGGCTTCGTTGTCATTACCCTGTAAAGCTCGGTATCTTTCGGGAAGCGGTCTACAAAAGGCAGCACCACATTTCCATAGAAGATAAGCCCCTCGCCCGCTTCGGTGTGGGTAACATACTTCATCTGCTGCGGGGAAATATTAAGCTGCTTTGCAAGGATAGTACGGTCGCCCTGCGCTTGATTGAGCATGAGGACAAAATCGCTGTTCTCAAAGATATTTTCCACCTCGCGGCTTGCCAAAAGGTCTTTGACGTTCTGCGTAATGGCTGTTGGGATACCGCCCCATTTACGGAAACGCTTCCAAATCTCCACGCTGTAAGCGGCGGTCTGTTCCTCTTTTAAGAGCAAGTGAAATTCGTCCATATAGTAGCGGGTCGCCTTTTTCTCTGCCCGGTTTATCGTTACCCTGTTCCATGTCTGGTCTTGCACAATGAGCATACCTAACTTTTTAAGCTGCTTTCCAAGCTGCTTTATATCAAAGCAGACAAGGCGGTTAGAAAGTTCCACGTTGGTTCTGTGGTTGAATACGTTAAGGCTGCCGGAAACATACAGCTCCAATGCCGCCGCGATACGGGCAGCTTCCGGCTCCGGCTGTCTTAACAGCTCGTCGTAAAGGTCGCCCAAGATAGGCATTTTTGCCGGGTCGGGGTCTGCAAGGAACGGGCGGTACACATTTCTTACAGCCCTGTCAATGACGGTCTTATCGACAGGCTGCAAACCCTCCTTGCCTCCGATAACAAGCTCGCAAAGGGAAAGGATAAAATCACTTTTCAGCGCAAGGGGGTTGTCGTCCTCGCTGTAATTAAGGTTTATGTCCATAGGGTTTACATACTGGGGCTTGCCGTCAATGCCCCTGCCCGTAGGGGAAAGACGTATCACTTGCCCATTAAGACGCTGCACAAGGGAAAAATACTCGGCTTCCGGGTCGCAGATGATAATGTCGTCGTCGGTAATGAGGAAAGCATTTGTCATTTCCCTTTTTGCCGCAAAAGATTTTCCGCTT
Coding sequences:
- a CDS encoding CHAP domain-containing protein, whose amino-acid sequence is MTRDGLIEVNETQQTAERISKREQDADFQKSPEQQAAQDGTQLQGVASQTSPLPHAPGASPARDTATAERVMEHIEAAQTRRASKKAVHKAQEEVTVQTTSSRLQFTEEELAVPELECYIEKSNKAADRLDAAKAAIPKQKKLVKERTFDEAAGKAKTRLHFEEQEKPIPGGKKGNPLSRPAQEAGIFVHNKIHSVEKDNSGVEGAHKSEELAERGAKYGARKLKQGYRSHKLKPYREAAKAEKAAFKANVNFQYHKTLHDNPQLTSNPLSRFMQKQQIKRQYAKAAKKGGAKAAAEATRKTAKKTAEETRKAAAFAARHPAGILIAVAALLLFIMISAGLSSCGAMFSGLTNGVLGTSYTSEDSDLVAVENNYAALENGLQSEIDNIESTHPGYDEYRYDLDSIGHNPHELASYLTALLQSYTPQSAQAELERIFSMQYTLTLTEEVEIRYRTETSTDPETGETTTEEVPYEYYILNVKLTNKLISELAEELLTPQQLEMFHVYLETSGNKPLIFGGGSPDGSPSEDLSGVEFVNGTRPGNQELMELAKQQVGNVGGYPYWSWYGFNSRVEWCACFVSWCYNQAGKSEPRFAGCEWQGVPWFQSRGQWGARGYENIAPGDAIFFDWDLDGVADHVGLVLGRDGSRVYTVEGNSGDACKIKSYDLNYQCIKGYGLMNW